A single genomic interval of Bradyrhizobium sp. sBnM-33 harbors:
- a CDS encoding maleylacetate reductase, translating to MQDFTYQSAPMRVVFGTGTLRQLPDELSRLGITRALVLATPRQKDLVAGIREMIGERFAGVFTGAVMHTTVEVTERAMETVREIEAGGIVAIGGGSTTGLGKAIALRTDLPQIVLPTSYAGSEMTPVVGQTSGGIKTTQSSLKILPEIVIYDVDLTMTMPARLSATSGVNAIAHAVEALYARDRNPIISLMAQEGIGTLARALPKICAEPSDKTTRTDALYGAWLCGVCLGAVGMALHHKLCHTLGGLFNLPHAETHTVILPHALAYNAPAAPDAMTRIATALGVGDPALGLHDLARRLAAPLSLREIGMPESGVDQAVDLAVKNPYWNPRPIEREAIRELIMRAWRGDAPQIAQ from the coding sequence ATGCAAGACTTCACCTACCAGAGCGCGCCGATGCGGGTGGTGTTCGGCACCGGCACGCTGCGTCAATTGCCCGATGAATTGTCCCGGCTCGGCATCACCCGCGCTCTAGTGCTGGCGACGCCGCGGCAGAAAGATCTGGTTGCCGGCATCCGGGAGATGATCGGCGAGCGCTTCGCCGGCGTCTTCACCGGGGCGGTCATGCATACGACCGTCGAGGTGACGGAACGGGCGATGGAAACCGTGCGCGAGATTGAGGCCGGTGGCATCGTCGCGATCGGCGGCGGATCGACCACCGGCCTCGGCAAGGCGATCGCCTTGCGCACCGATCTGCCGCAGATCGTGCTGCCGACAAGCTATGCCGGCTCCGAGATGACGCCGGTGGTCGGCCAAACCAGCGGCGGGATCAAGACCACACAGTCGAGCCTGAAAATTCTCCCCGAGATCGTTATCTATGACGTCGACCTCACCATGACGATGCCGGCAAGGCTATCGGCGACATCGGGCGTCAATGCCATTGCGCACGCGGTCGAGGCGCTCTACGCCCGCGACCGCAACCCCATCATATCGCTGATGGCGCAGGAAGGCATCGGCACGCTGGCGCGGGCGCTGCCGAAAATCTGCGCTGAGCCAAGCGACAAGACGACGCGTACCGACGCGCTCTATGGCGCCTGGCTTTGCGGCGTCTGCCTCGGCGCGGTCGGCATGGCCCTGCATCACAAGCTCTGCCACACGCTGGGCGGCCTGTTCAATCTGCCGCATGCCGAGACCCACACCGTCATTCTCCCGCACGCCCTCGCCTACAATGCGCCTGCCGCACCTGACGCGATGACACGCATTGCCACAGCGCTTGGCGTGGGCGACCCGGCGCTCGGCCTCCACGATCTGGCACGAAGGCTTGCCGCGCCGCTGTCGCTGCGCGAGATCGGCATGCCCGAGAGCGGCGTCGATCAAGCCGTCGACCTCGCCGTGAAGAACCCCTACTGGAATCCGCGCCCGATCGAGCGAGAGGCGATCCGCGAATTGATCATGCGCGCGTGGCGCGGAGACGCTCCACAAATCGCCCAATGA
- the dusA gene encoding tRNA dihydrouridine(20/20a) synthase DusA: MMDWTDRHCRVFHRLMSRRARLYTEMLTTGAIIHGDRRRLLGFDRREHPVVLQLGGSVPDDLAIAARIGEEFGYDEINLNVGCPSDRVKDGRFGACLMAEPALVAEGVAAMKRAVEIPVTVKCRIGIDDQDPEVALDVLARGVVAAGADALIVHARKAWLNGLSPKENRDIPPLDCDRVYRLKAALPGVPIIINGGIGSIAEAKRHLDHVDGVMLGRAAYQEPWRLLDVDPELFGEVAPHATMKDVFEAMLPYIEDQLAQGAKLHAMTRHFVGAFHGVPGARAFRRHLAERGTRPGAGVDVLRAAIALVEDRAMASIAA, translated from the coding sequence ATGATGGACTGGACCGACCGGCACTGCCGCGTGTTCCACCGTCTGATGAGCCGGCGTGCGCGGCTGTATACGGAGATGCTGACGACCGGCGCCATCATTCATGGCGACCGGAGGCGGCTGCTCGGCTTCGACCGACGTGAGCATCCGGTGGTGCTGCAACTCGGTGGTTCCGTTCCGGATGATCTCGCGATCGCCGCGAGGATCGGCGAGGAGTTTGGCTACGACGAAATCAACCTTAATGTCGGCTGTCCGTCCGACCGCGTGAAGGATGGCCGCTTCGGCGCCTGCCTGATGGCGGAGCCGGCGCTGGTTGCCGAGGGCGTCGCTGCCATGAAGCGTGCGGTCGAGATTCCCGTGACGGTGAAATGCCGGATCGGCATCGACGACCAGGACCCGGAAGTGGCGCTCGACGTGCTGGCGCGCGGCGTGGTCGCGGCCGGCGCCGACGCGCTGATCGTCCATGCCCGAAAGGCCTGGCTCAACGGATTGTCGCCGAAGGAAAACCGCGACATCCCGCCGCTCGATTGCGACAGGGTTTACCGGCTCAAGGCCGCGTTGCCGGGTGTGCCCATTATCATCAATGGCGGCATCGGCAGTATTGCCGAGGCGAAGCGGCACCTCGACCATGTCGACGGCGTGATGCTGGGCCGGGCGGCCTATCAGGAGCCGTGGCGTTTGCTCGACGTCGATCCGGAATTGTTCGGCGAGGTGGCACCTCACGCGACGATGAAGGACGTCTTCGAAGCGATGTTGCCCTATATCGAAGACCAGTTGGCGCAAGGCGCAAAGCTGCATGCGATGACGCGGCACTTCGTCGGCGCGTTTCACGGCGTGCCCGGCGCGCGCGCCTTTCGCCGCCATCTGGCGGAGAGGGGCACCAGGCCGGGCGCCGGCGTCGATGTGCTGCGCGCTGCGATCGCGCTGGTCGAGGATCGCGCAATGGCCTCGATTGCAGCGTGA
- a CDS encoding TetR/AcrR family transcriptional regulator C-terminal domain-containing protein yields MFTPAVAVLTKILAKAKQAGEVDLADCEAGARQFLGMLHGKVHLKAVLQLGDIPTLSEIDLRARTAVKAFLDGASPVETAPIVARAALIA; encoded by the coding sequence TTGTTCACGCCGGCCGTCGCGGTCCTTACGAAAATTCTGGCAAAAGCGAAGCAGGCCGGCGAAGTCGATCTTGCGGATTGCGAAGCCGGCGCCCGCCAGTTCCTTGGAATGCTCCACGGAAAAGTCCATCTGAAGGCCGTGCTTCAGCTCGGCGACATACCAACGCTTTCCGAGATCGATTTGCGCGCCCGCACCGCCGTGAAAGCCTTTCTCGACGGTGCCTCTCCTGTCGAGACGGCGCCAATCGTTGCACGAGCAGCATTAATAGCATGA
- a CDS encoding DEAD/DEAH box helicase, whose protein sequence is MVALHLLAQWRKSGRKGVVFLAENENRAERLGAVIHALAPSCDVLVFPRLNTLPFDQLEPSHELAGRRSSVLRRLAKPEKPILLVSTAEAVMERLPTAASWSRVILRLKVGAAFSEQDLRARLEPLGYDLDEEADYPGGALFHGKTFEIFPAGALGPFRVEHSGGVIRRIVAFDPIEHDIVFETEELLIDPMSERLAFGNMRGKRSTLFDYCGRAKWVADAGVSAHADSWLSTIEEAAGRTDRDREYLGRREWKQATRRMNVLSQKAPFAPTPDFSQVASPRKALRAFVDDTRRAGSRLVFVAAHEDDLRVLERMSGVKAEHFADWNEATAGRNREAALLADFDRGFVVPGRKPLVVVTASDVLGSRAHHPQPLARSWNAAFDHADVPEQGAAVVHLQRGLALLDGLQTVATGGGSSREMIRLVFAGDDAVLVPPSDLALIWPYASERGELTLDKADGSTWWSRRTEAEHEIQIAGKQLAKYISQRRRRRAPKLVPPGPIYERFVARFPYFTTVDQAKAIRDVLDDLASGHPMDRIICGDVGFGKTEVALRATAAVVLSGKQVAIAVPTTVLARQHVATFRKRFAPFGIEVGSLSRTGSGAETREVKEGLKSGKLKVVVGTQALTSKDLKFAGLGLVVIDEEQHFGATEKARLSGLAKGIHALWMSATPIPRTLAGGLAGFRDLSVIASPPIHRLPVVTKVAPLSDAAIASALLREQRRHGQSFLICPRIQDLDPMLARVQSVAPDLRIVCLHGKLPADDIDDRMMSFVEGAADVLLATNIVESGLDIPRANTIVVCWPEKFGLAQLHQLRGRVGRSGIRAFAHLLTDSESERSEKRLAVLEEFNRPGAGFAISARDLDLRGAGDVLSERQSGHVQVFGPVLYSHLLKLASEKADDRTADLWVPDLNLPVGDMLPAGYVQSEAVRLEIYGRVARCRSEDELDDLEEETSRRFGRLPPAARDFFAAARLRIDCKRRGIIRLDVGPDAVAATFLPGRLRKSRARSLQRDGDRVVYISNGREGPLRKVEEFLDLLDE, encoded by the coding sequence ATGGTGGCCCTCCATCTGCTCGCACAGTGGAGGAAGTCGGGTCGCAAAGGCGTCGTCTTTCTTGCTGAAAACGAGAATAGGGCCGAGCGGCTGGGTGCCGTCATTCATGCCCTCGCGCCTTCGTGCGATGTGCTTGTTTTTCCAAGACTGAATACGCTGCCGTTCGATCAGCTGGAGCCGTCGCACGAACTCGCGGGTAGACGAAGCTCGGTCTTGAGGCGCCTTGCCAAGCCTGAGAAGCCGATCCTGCTCGTATCCACGGCAGAGGCCGTGATGGAGCGCCTTCCCACGGCGGCGAGTTGGTCTCGCGTAATCCTTCGGTTGAAAGTCGGCGCCGCGTTTTCTGAACAAGATCTCCGGGCGCGGCTTGAGCCCCTCGGATACGACCTTGACGAAGAGGCGGACTATCCCGGCGGCGCGCTGTTTCACGGGAAGACATTCGAGATTTTTCCCGCCGGCGCGCTCGGTCCGTTCAGAGTAGAGCATTCTGGCGGGGTGATACGTCGGATCGTGGCGTTCGACCCGATAGAACATGACATCGTTTTTGAGACGGAAGAGCTTCTCATCGACCCGATGTCGGAGCGGCTGGCGTTCGGGAACATGCGCGGAAAGCGCTCGACCCTATTCGACTATTGTGGTCGAGCCAAGTGGGTCGCGGATGCCGGCGTTTCAGCGCACGCTGATAGCTGGCTTAGCACGATCGAGGAGGCGGCGGGTCGCACGGACAGAGACCGAGAATACCTCGGGAGGCGCGAATGGAAGCAGGCGACCAGGCGTATGAACGTGCTGTCGCAAAAGGCACCTTTCGCTCCCACACCGGACTTTTCGCAGGTTGCATCGCCCAGGAAGGCGCTTCGTGCGTTCGTCGACGATACGCGGCGCGCCGGTTCGCGCCTGGTTTTCGTCGCAGCGCATGAGGACGACCTGCGCGTGCTGGAACGGATGAGCGGAGTCAAGGCGGAGCACTTTGCGGATTGGAACGAGGCGACGGCCGGACGCAACCGTGAGGCGGCGCTGCTGGCCGATTTTGATAGAGGGTTTGTCGTACCTGGCCGGAAACCTCTTGTCGTCGTAACTGCTTCCGATGTGCTCGGCAGCAGGGCTCATCATCCGCAGCCCCTGGCTAGAAGCTGGAATGCGGCTTTCGACCACGCAGATGTACCGGAGCAGGGCGCCGCGGTCGTTCATCTGCAGCGGGGACTGGCCTTGCTCGACGGCTTGCAGACCGTGGCAACGGGGGGCGGGTCGTCGCGCGAAATGATCAGGCTGGTATTTGCGGGAGACGATGCAGTGCTCGTTCCGCCCTCTGACCTGGCCTTGATCTGGCCATATGCGTCGGAGCGCGGCGAGCTCACCCTCGACAAAGCGGATGGAAGTACATGGTGGAGCCGGCGTACTGAGGCGGAGCACGAAATTCAAATCGCCGGCAAGCAGCTCGCCAAATACATCAGCCAGCGGCGCCGCCGGCGGGCTCCGAAGCTCGTACCTCCTGGTCCCATCTATGAGAGGTTCGTCGCGCGTTTTCCGTATTTCACGACAGTCGACCAAGCGAAGGCCATTCGGGACGTTTTGGATGATCTTGCGTCGGGCCACCCCATGGACAGGATCATTTGCGGCGACGTCGGATTCGGCAAAACCGAGGTGGCGTTGCGAGCCACGGCCGCCGTCGTATTGTCAGGGAAGCAGGTGGCGATAGCAGTGCCGACGACCGTCCTGGCAAGACAGCATGTCGCGACTTTCCGCAAACGCTTCGCTCCGTTTGGCATCGAGGTGGGGAGTTTGTCGCGAACCGGTTCGGGCGCAGAGACAAGAGAGGTGAAGGAGGGGCTCAAGAGTGGCAAATTGAAGGTCGTAGTCGGAACGCAGGCCCTCACCTCGAAGGACTTGAAGTTCGCCGGCCTCGGCCTTGTCGTCATCGATGAGGAACAGCATTTTGGGGCGACGGAGAAGGCGAGACTTTCCGGGCTGGCCAAGGGTATTCATGCCCTTTGGATGAGCGCCACGCCGATTCCGCGGACTCTCGCGGGCGGTCTTGCTGGCTTCAGGGATCTTAGCGTCATCGCCTCTCCGCCCATTCATCGACTCCCGGTCGTCACAAAGGTTGCTCCTCTTTCGGATGCTGCTATTGCCTCCGCATTGCTGCGCGAGCAAAGGCGGCACGGGCAAAGCTTCTTGATCTGTCCGCGAATTCAGGACCTTGATCCGATGCTGGCGCGCGTTCAATCGGTGGCCCCGGATCTCCGCATCGTCTGTCTGCACGGCAAGTTGCCCGCCGACGACATAGATGACCGAATGATGAGCTTCGTCGAAGGCGCGGCGGACGTGCTGCTGGCGACCAACATCGTAGAGAGCGGTCTCGATATCCCACGTGCAAACACGATCGTGGTCTGTTGGCCCGAAAAGTTCGGTCTTGCGCAACTTCATCAGCTCAGAGGAAGGGTGGGCCGCAGCGGGATACGCGCGTTTGCGCATTTGCTGACCGATTCGGAGTCGGAGCGATCTGAGAAGCGATTGGCCGTTCTGGAGGAATTCAACAGACCGGGCGCGGGTTTCGCGATCAGTGCGCGGGATCTGGACCTCAGGGGAGCGGGGGACGTGCTTTCAGAGCGACAGTCGGGCCATGTGCAGGTGTTCGGACCCGTGCTCTACAGCCACCTTCTGAAATTGGCCTCGGAGAAAGCCGACGACAGAACAGCCGACCTGTGGGTGCCTGACCTGAATCTGCCGGTAGGGGACATGTTGCCCGCAGGCTACGTGCAATCGGAGGCGGTTCGGCTGGAAATCTACGGCCGCGTCGCCAGATGTCGAAGCGAAGATGAGTTGGACGATCTCGAGGAGGAGACTTCTCGTCGATTCGGCAGATTGCCTCCGGCGGCCCGCGATTTCTTTGCCGCAGCAAGGCTCAGGATCGACTGCAAGCGAAGAGGAATCATAAGACTTGATGTAGGCCCGGATGCCGTAGCCGCAACTTTCCTGCCGGGACGACTTCGGAAATCCAGAGCACGATCCCTGCAACGCGATGGCGATCGGGTTGTCTACATCAGCAACGGACGCGAGGGACCGCTTAGAAAGGTCGAAGAGTTCCTCGACCTTCTGGACGAGTGA
- a CDS encoding FAD-dependent monooxygenase, whose translation MGLAIELGQKGINCTVVERYKQPQRIPKGQNLTQRTMEHFHFWGIEEELRAARTIPREYGIGGLTAYKTLLGQYTYDWLQRELVRPFYFTDNERLPQYATEAVLRRRTSEIPAIRTLYGWTAESVIQDACGVDVVVAEREGGERRTLRAEYVVGCDGSRSLSREHAGISQTRSEHDRLMVLLVFKSHELHRLLERYPGKSYYNILDPELKGYWKFFGRVDLGTTWFFHAPVPLGTTKDNFNFREYLHSAVGTEFDLEFEHIGFWELRVAIADSYREGRIFIAGDAAHSHPPYGGYGVNTGLEDARNLGWKLAAVFEGWGGEKLLDSYDEERRPVFKSTARDFIERSIETDRSFLAEYSPELNKDAFERMWEARRSGAASEVNAFEPNYEGSPIVWGPTDANCSAIGAHTFKARAGHHLAPARLSGGRNVYDELGKGFTLLALDVDDAAVKAFATAAKALNVPLTVIEDRRTGERARYEAALMLVRPDQFVAWTSNNGEVDPEAILKRVTGLEQ comes from the coding sequence ATGGGACTTGCAATCGAGCTTGGTCAGAAGGGCATCAACTGCACCGTCGTTGAGCGCTACAAGCAGCCGCAACGCATCCCCAAAGGCCAAAATCTTACGCAGCGCACCATGGAACATTTTCATTTCTGGGGCATCGAGGAAGAGCTGCGGGCTGCGCGAACGATTCCGCGCGAATACGGAATCGGCGGGCTGACTGCCTACAAAACACTTCTCGGCCAATATACATATGACTGGCTCCAGCGAGAGCTCGTTCGTCCCTTCTACTTCACTGACAACGAGAGATTGCCACAATACGCAACGGAAGCCGTTCTACGCCGGCGCACTAGCGAGATACCCGCAATCCGGACTCTGTACGGATGGACCGCCGAAAGCGTCATCCAGGATGCTTGCGGCGTCGATGTCGTGGTTGCCGAGCGGGAAGGGGGTGAACGCCGGACACTAAGGGCCGAGTACGTGGTTGGTTGCGATGGTAGCCGTTCGCTTAGCAGAGAACATGCGGGTATCAGCCAAACCCGTTCGGAGCATGACAGGCTCATGGTGCTCCTCGTTTTCAAGTCGCACGAGCTGCACCGGCTTTTGGAGCGCTACCCCGGCAAGTCCTACTACAACATCCTTGACCCCGAGCTTAAAGGTTACTGGAAGTTCTTCGGCCGAGTAGATCTGGGAACCACCTGGTTCTTCCACGCCCCGGTGCCGCTCGGCACGACGAAAGACAACTTCAATTTTCGCGAATACCTCCATTCCGCCGTCGGCACCGAGTTTGACCTGGAGTTTGAACATATCGGCTTTTGGGAGCTACGGGTTGCCATCGCGGATAGCTACCGAGAGGGGCGGATTTTCATTGCAGGCGATGCAGCTCACAGCCACCCGCCCTATGGCGGCTATGGGGTCAATACTGGCCTGGAAGATGCGCGGAACCTCGGTTGGAAGCTTGCTGCCGTGTTTGAGGGATGGGGCGGAGAAAAACTGCTTGATTCCTATGATGAAGAGAGAAGGCCGGTCTTCAAGTCGACTGCGCGGGATTTCATCGAGAGATCTATTGAGACAGATAGGTCGTTCCTGGCCGAATACAGTCCGGAACTGAACAAGGACGCGTTTGAGCGAATGTGGGAAGCGCGCCGTTCCGGTGCTGCGTCCGAAGTCAATGCCTTCGAACCGAACTACGAGGGCTCGCCGATCGTATGGGGCCCCACTGACGCCAATTGCAGTGCGATTGGCGCACATACATTCAAGGCGCGGGCCGGGCATCATCTGGCTCCCGCGCGCTTGTCGGGCGGACGCAATGTCTACGATGAACTGGGAAAAGGCTTCACGCTGTTGGCCCTAGATGTCGATGACGCTGCGGTGAAGGCGTTTGCAACGGCAGCGAAGGCACTGAATGTGCCCCTCACGGTGATCGAGGACCGCCGTACCGGCGAACGTGCGCGTTACGAGGCGGCGCTAATGCTTGTGCGACCGGATCAATTCGTCGCGTGGACGTCCAACAACGGTGAAGTCGATCCGGAAGCAATTCTCAAACGAGTGACAGGCTTGGAGCAATGA
- a CDS encoding thiamine pyrophosphate-requiring protein: protein MDTERTQHALGSGDARKADRESEAGFLSGAEAFLSQLKASGVEYLFSNSGTDFPPIIEAFARTSTTQLSFPTPLLVSHEAVAMGMAHGFYLVTGRPQAVMVHVNVGLANATMGIINAASDNVPVIVCSGRTPITETGRVGSRTTPIHWGQEMRDQAAMVRELVKWDYELRYGDQAIDVVSRAVSLATSDPPGPVYLSLPREALAEVSASDVRIRESVAAQLGRPRTDAVEKAAELLANAKSPLVIAQRGTGSGDFDPLSEFVDRYALPTCEFWATRNSLSTSHPMHIGRDPTDWLRRADVVLVLDSMVPWIPDQMAPPAGCKTIAIGSDPLFSRVPMRGYPFDVLLTGSPAEAVRGLDEALATHKDLDAVQISDRRRDIHTRRDALRQQIRSRIEAGSGSPMSPAWVSYCMSQAKDPSAVVFSELACEPAAMIFEKPRTLFTVPQAGGLGWALPAALGAQLADPASEVIACVGDGSYIFSNAVACHHMASAHRLPVLTIVFNNGVWNAVRRATVGMYPNGAAAHANKMPLTSLEPSPDYCGIARAHGAYAERVERGEELPSALKRAFEHVRTSRRQALLDVMVSY from the coding sequence ATGGATACGGAACGCACACAACATGCGCTCGGGTCAGGCGATGCGCGAAAAGCTGACCGAGAAAGCGAAGCTGGCTTTCTATCAGGTGCCGAGGCATTCCTTTCGCAATTGAAAGCAAGTGGGGTCGAGTACCTGTTCTCGAACTCAGGGACAGATTTTCCGCCCATCATCGAAGCCTTTGCCAGAACGTCGACGACACAATTGTCGTTTCCCACTCCACTTCTCGTGTCGCACGAAGCAGTTGCCATGGGCATGGCGCATGGCTTCTATCTTGTTACAGGTCGCCCCCAGGCTGTCATGGTTCACGTCAATGTTGGACTTGCGAACGCGACCATGGGGATCATCAACGCCGCGTCGGACAATGTCCCGGTAATCGTCTGCTCGGGACGGACACCCATCACGGAGACAGGACGGGTCGGCAGCCGCACAACCCCGATCCATTGGGGGCAGGAAATGCGCGACCAAGCCGCGATGGTGAGGGAACTCGTCAAGTGGGACTACGAGCTTCGGTATGGGGACCAAGCCATTGACGTCGTTTCACGCGCAGTTTCACTGGCTACCAGCGATCCGCCAGGCCCGGTATATCTCAGCCTCCCCAGGGAAGCACTGGCGGAGGTCTCTGCTTCCGATGTTCGAATCCGCGAGTCTGTAGCCGCACAGTTGGGCCGGCCGCGTACCGACGCTGTTGAGAAAGCCGCAGAACTGCTTGCGAACGCGAAGTCTCCTCTCGTCATTGCGCAGAGAGGCACAGGCTCCGGCGATTTCGATCCGTTATCAGAATTCGTGGATCGGTATGCCCTGCCAACCTGCGAATTCTGGGCAACGCGTAACTCGCTTTCCACTAGCCACCCTATGCACATTGGCCGGGATCCGACTGACTGGCTGCGCAGAGCCGACGTCGTGCTCGTGCTGGATTCGATGGTCCCGTGGATTCCGGACCAGATGGCGCCGCCCGCGGGCTGTAAAACCATCGCGATTGGCTCCGATCCATTATTTTCCCGCGTTCCAATGCGCGGCTATCCCTTTGATGTCTTGCTGACGGGCAGCCCCGCAGAGGCGGTAAGAGGTCTCGACGAGGCGCTAGCCACTCACAAGGACCTCGACGCCGTGCAGATCAGCGATCGACGTCGCGATATCCACACCCGCCGCGACGCTCTCCGGCAGCAGATTCGAAGCCGGATCGAAGCGGGCAGCGGCTCGCCAATGAGCCCGGCCTGGGTGAGCTACTGCATGTCGCAAGCCAAGGATCCTTCAGCGGTCGTGTTTTCCGAGTTGGCATGTGAACCCGCCGCGATGATCTTCGAGAAGCCTCGGACGCTTTTCACCGTTCCACAAGCGGGTGGCCTTGGATGGGCGCTGCCCGCAGCCCTTGGCGCTCAGCTTGCCGATCCGGCCAGCGAAGTCATTGCCTGCGTGGGCGATGGGTCATACATATTCTCGAACGCCGTCGCCTGCCATCATATGGCGTCGGCACACCGGTTGCCCGTCCTCACGATCGTCTTCAACAACGGTGTCTGGAACGCAGTCCGGCGCGCTACAGTAGGCATGTATCCGAACGGCGCAGCGGCTCATGCGAATAAAATGCCGCTTACGTCCCTAGAACCGTCTCCCGACTATTGTGGCATCGCGCGCGCACATGGCGCGTACGCCGAGCGAGTTGAGCGAGGCGAGGAATTGCCCAGCGCGCTGAAACGCGCATTCGAACACGTGCGCACGTCTCGGCGGCAAGCGCTGCTTGATGTCATGGTGTCATACTGA
- a CDS encoding Bug family tripartite tricarboxylate transporter substrate binding protein — protein MKGLRRTWLLLSLIIVATIAFSPWIANAQSQASSSYPNRPIRLVVGFAPGGSNDILARVLAEKLHKVLGQPVIVENKPGAGGATAASFVKSQEPDGYTLMVGASGAMVVGPAVSAHTPYDTKRDFEPISILATFPLVLVVSADAPFKSLPDFIEWTKNNSSSANYASASPTFTLAFELLKLKTGATLQRVSYRGTNDAVVAVLSKQVTAAMTDTLPAMPLIQDGKLRALAVTASARLPQLPNVPTTAEAGVAGAEAIFWTGLFAPKGTPKDITARLEAEVHKVMQEDEVRQRLRTVATEAASSTSPEFAARIASELQSWSAIAKSANVQLDQ, from the coding sequence ATGAAGGGACTTCGTCGCACCTGGTTGCTGCTGAGCCTTATAATAGTAGCCACCATCGCGTTCTCGCCGTGGATCGCCAACGCGCAATCGCAGGCATCCTCCTCTTATCCAAACCGACCGATTCGCCTGGTTGTCGGCTTTGCTCCCGGCGGTAGCAACGACATTCTGGCACGTGTGCTGGCCGAAAAATTGCACAAGGTCCTTGGCCAGCCGGTGATCGTGGAGAACAAGCCAGGAGCGGGCGGGGCCACTGCAGCAAGCTTCGTCAAGAGCCAGGAGCCGGACGGATATACGCTGATGGTCGGAGCGAGCGGCGCGATGGTCGTAGGACCGGCCGTCTCGGCGCACACGCCTTACGACACCAAGCGCGATTTCGAACCGATCAGCATCCTGGCGACTTTCCCCCTCGTATTGGTCGTCTCGGCGGATGCGCCCTTCAAGTCGCTGCCTGATTTCATTGAATGGACGAAGAACAACTCGTCCAGCGCAAACTATGCGAGCGCCTCTCCGACGTTCACGCTCGCGTTTGAGCTCCTGAAACTCAAAACCGGCGCGACGCTGCAGCGCGTTTCATATCGAGGCACCAACGATGCGGTGGTGGCGGTTCTATCCAAGCAGGTGACCGCGGCGATGACGGACACGCTTCCTGCCATGCCACTGATCCAGGACGGTAAACTTCGTGCCTTGGCGGTGACAGCGTCAGCCAGACTGCCGCAGCTACCAAATGTCCCCACGACCGCGGAAGCTGGTGTTGCCGGCGCCGAAGCCATCTTCTGGACAGGACTGTTCGCACCCAAAGGCACGCCGAAGGACATCACGGCGCGCCTTGAAGCCGAAGTTCATAAAGTAATGCAGGAGGACGAGGTGCGCCAACGTCTCCGAACCGTCGCCACTGAGGCGGCGAGCAGCACGTCACCAGAGTTCGCCGCGAGGATCGCGTCCGAGCTGCAGTCGTGGAGCGCGATAGCGAAGTCGGCGAATGTTCAGCTCGATCAATGA
- a CDS encoding Bug family tripartite tricarboxylate transporter substrate binding protein, with product MTRSSPDGHAIGIGATGALVINPHVADASANFEPLRELTPIAKLVDIPLVLVANPDAGVRSLKELIDRSQQKTDGFSYGSTGVNSAQHLAIELLKMATKANLVHVPYRGSAPAMTDVLGGQIPLCSVDLTSAHPHIKAGKVVPLAIMSARRVDLVPDIPTVAEQVVPNFEVSAWLGMFGPAGIPNDIVVRVSEHIKISLADSSVRERVRQISCVDAYLDSSGFAAFLQKEAARMRDLVCSG from the coding sequence TTGACGCGGTCTAGTCCCGACGGTCATGCAATTGGAATTGGGGCGACGGGAGCGCTTGTTATCAATCCTCATGTCGCCGATGCGAGCGCGAACTTCGAGCCTCTGCGCGAGCTAACTCCAATCGCGAAGCTCGTCGATATTCCTCTGGTGCTTGTCGCCAATCCGGATGCCGGCGTTAGATCGCTCAAGGAATTGATCGACCGCTCCCAACAAAAGACGGACGGGTTTTCCTACGGCTCGACGGGCGTGAACTCCGCGCAGCATCTTGCGATCGAGCTCCTCAAAATGGCAACCAAGGCAAACCTTGTTCACGTGCCTTATCGCGGGAGTGCTCCAGCCATGACTGACGTTCTCGGCGGCCAAATCCCGCTGTGTTCGGTAGACCTAACTTCGGCGCATCCGCACATCAAGGCTGGAAAGGTCGTGCCCCTTGCGATCATGTCGGCCCGGCGGGTTGATCTAGTCCCCGATATTCCAACGGTCGCAGAACAGGTTGTGCCGAACTTCGAGGTCAGCGCGTGGCTTGGCATGTTTGGGCCGGCAGGTATTCCGAACGACATCGTCGTGCGGGTGTCGGAACATATCAAGATCTCGCTTGCTGATTCCTCGGTGCGTGAGCGGGTGCGCCAAATTTCCTGCGTCGACGCTTATCTCGATTCGTCAGGTTTCGCGGCTTTTCTCCAGAAAGAGGCTGCGAGGATGCGCGACCTTGTCTGCTCAGGCTGA